One Hypomesus transpacificus isolate Combined female chromosome 16, fHypTra1, whole genome shotgun sequence genomic window carries:
- the LOC124478843 gene encoding inactive N-acetylated-alpha-linked acidic dipeptidase-like protein 2 — MTVSFQMTAEAVLRLVNDPVLPFYPLDIALDVQNKLKGDSRTPPALLAAASSLRDSATFLQSEAMRPANDPKEREPAHVRMLNDVLRDLEKSFLSPQPPPGVYRNLLYSLPGAGPRFSILRFAMETPGPSSNQAVDQAVNQSLSHITSSIIYAQRLISSGLDLFENNPDDTI, encoded by the exons ATGACCGTGTCGTTCCAGATGACCGCCGAGGCCGTGCTGCGATTGGTCAACGACCCGGTCCTCCCCTTCTACCCTCTGGACATCGCGCTGGACGTCCAGAACAAACTCAAAG GTGACAGCCGCACCCCCCCGGCCCTCCTTGCGGCCGCGTCCTCCCTCAGAGACAGCGCCACCTTCCTGCAGTCGGAGGCCATGCGGCCCGCCAACGACCCCAAGGAGAGAGAGCCGGCCCACGTGCGCATGCTGAACGACGTCCTCCGAGACCTGGAGAAGAGCTTCCTGTCCCCGCAGCCCCCTCCTGGGGTGTACAG GAACCTGCTGTACAGCCTTCCAGGGGCGGGCCCTCGCTTCTCCATCCTGAGGTTCGCCATGGAAACACCCGGACCGTCCAGCAACCAGGCGGTCGACCAGGCGGTCAACCAGTCTCTGTCCCACATAACCAGCTCCATCATTTATGCCCAGAGACTCATCAGCAGCGGCCTCGACCTCTTCGAGAACAACCCCGATGACAccatttga